Proteins encoded in a region of the Procambarus clarkii isolate CNS0578487 chromosome 42, FALCON_Pclarkii_2.0, whole genome shotgun sequence genome:
- the LOC138373444 gene encoding uncharacterized protein — protein sequence MGQGMEMGQGQEMGQGQEMGQGQEMGQRPEMGQGLEMGQRQEMGQGQEMGQGIEVGQGQEMGQGQEMGHRQEMGQEQEMGQGQEMGQGQENGQRQEMGQGQEMGQGQEMDLGQLGDGPGAGDGPGGGDGTGAGDVKGGRRWASRRRWARDRRWAMDRRWARGWRLARERRWARGR from the coding sequence ATGGGTCAGGGGAtggagatgggccagggacaggagatgggccagggacaggagatgggtcaggggcaggagatgggccagaggccggagatgggccaggggctggAGATGGGCcagaggcaggagatgggccaggggcaggagatgggccaggggataGAGGTGGGtcagggacaggagatgggccagggacaggagatgggccataggcaggagatgggccaggaacAGGAGATGGGTCAAGGGCAGGAGATGGGACAGGGGCAGGAGAATGGCcagaggcaggagatgggccaagggcaggagatgggccaggggcaggagatggaccTGGGACAgctaggagatgggccaggggcaggagatgggccagggggagGAGATGGGACAGGGGCAGGAGATGTGAAAGGTGGAAGGAGATGGGCCAgtcgcaggagatgggccagggacaggagatgggccatggacaggagatgggccaggggatgGAGATTGGCCAGGgaaaggagatgggccaggggcaggtga